One window of the Streptomyces sp. ITFR-21 genome contains the following:
- a CDS encoding DAK2 domain-containing protein: MPPSLDASAVRAWCRLSLKALGRAREEIDAINVYPVADGDTGTNLYLTAESAAQAVEAVFAGRAADRPPTLPECLRAMSHGALIGARGNSGTILAQLLRGMNEAFAPPGGVAAEQPGDCDRLADRGRGPCRPGAADGGPAAGRGAGPLAAAAGHLPQGPVADDGDLSAAVLRRALLAAADSAYEAVARPVEGTMLSVAKGAAHAARDTGGGLAEVVRAAHTGALAALAGTPGQLGVLRRAGVVDAGGLGLVAVLGALCEAVTGQAPVGPVPGAAGGAGTSFRHGPLPVPARPAGGGGGDEGGSDGYGDADGGQDAVPVCTEEDRTGQDGPAFEVIFLLEAADHESVRTLRDRLDALGNSLVVVGGDGLWHVHVHVDDVGAAVEAGIAAGRPYRIRVTHFGAQADRPATGRAHRAVVAVVHGDGLAGLCAQAGATVVAVRPGEQPAGGEIAAAIRRAHAREVVLLPNDTELRHAAGAAAEQARAAGVRVALIPTRSAVQGLAALAVHDPSRHFDEDVVAMTAAAGATRYAELAVAEHRSWTMAGICQAGDVLGLIDGDVAVIGSDLAGTAATVLDRMLAAGGELVTLIPGTGADPGLVPRLESHIRAAHLAVDTVSYPGGPQSVPLLIGVE; this comes from the coding sequence TTGCCGCCCTCGCTCGACGCTTCCGCGGTGCGCGCCTGGTGCCGACTGTCCCTCAAGGCGCTGGGGCGGGCCCGCGAGGAGATCGACGCGATCAACGTCTATCCGGTCGCCGACGGCGACACCGGCACCAATCTCTACCTGACCGCCGAGTCCGCCGCCCAAGCGGTCGAGGCGGTCTTCGCGGGCCGCGCCGCCGACCGGCCGCCGACCCTTCCCGAGTGCCTGCGGGCCATGTCCCACGGCGCCCTGATCGGCGCCCGCGGCAACTCCGGCACGATCCTGGCGCAGTTGCTGCGCGGCATGAACGAGGCGTTCGCCCCGCCGGGGGGCGTGGCCGCCGAGCAGCCCGGGGACTGCGATCGGCTCGCGGACCGGGGCCGCGGCCCCTGCCGGCCGGGGGCGGCGGACGGCGGCCCGGCCGCAGGCAGGGGCGCCGGACCGCTGGCGGCCGCGGCCGGTCACCTGCCGCAGGGCCCGGTCGCGGACGACGGGGATCTTTCCGCCGCCGTCCTGCGCCGCGCGCTGCTCGCCGCCGCCGACTCCGCCTACGAGGCGGTCGCCCGGCCGGTCGAGGGCACCATGCTCAGCGTCGCCAAGGGCGCGGCGCACGCGGCCCGCGACACCGGCGGCGGCCTCGCCGAGGTCGTCCGGGCCGCCCACACCGGGGCGCTGGCCGCCCTCGCCGGCACTCCAGGCCAGCTCGGCGTCCTGCGCCGGGCCGGCGTGGTGGACGCGGGCGGCCTCGGCCTGGTGGCCGTCCTCGGCGCGCTGTGCGAGGCGGTGACCGGGCAGGCCCCGGTCGGCCCGGTGCCCGGCGCGGCCGGCGGCGCCGGTACGTCCTTCCGGCACGGGCCCCTGCCCGTCCCCGCGCGGCCGGCCGGCGGCGGGGGAGGGGACGAGGGCGGATCCGACGGGTACGGGGACGCTGACGGCGGCCAGGATGCCGTGCCGGTCTGCACCGAGGAGGACCGCACCGGCCAGGACGGCCCCGCCTTCGAGGTGATCTTCCTGCTGGAGGCCGCCGACCACGAGTCCGTCCGCACGCTGCGCGACCGGCTCGACGCCCTCGGGAACTCCCTGGTGGTGGTCGGCGGCGACGGCCTGTGGCACGTGCACGTCCACGTCGACGACGTCGGCGCCGCCGTGGAGGCCGGCATCGCGGCCGGCCGCCCGTACCGGATCCGCGTCACCCACTTCGGCGCGCAGGCCGACCGCCCTGCCACCGGGCGGGCCCACCGGGCCGTCGTCGCCGTCGTCCACGGGGACGGCCTGGCCGGGCTCTGCGCGCAGGCCGGCGCGACCGTCGTCGCCGTCCGCCCCGGTGAGCAGCCCGCAGGCGGCGAGATCGCCGCCGCCATCCGCCGTGCCCACGCCCGCGAGGTCGTCCTGCTGCCCAACGACACCGAGCTGCGCCACGCGGCCGGCGCCGCCGCGGAGCAGGCCCGCGCCGCCGGGGTCCGGGTCGCCCTCATCCCCACCCGGTCCGCCGTCCAGGGCCTGGCCGCCCTCGCCGTCCACGACCCCTCCCGGCACTTCGACGAGGACGTCGTCGCCATGACGGCCGCGGCCGGCGCCACCCGGTACGCCGAACTCGCCGTCGCCGAGCACCGCTCGTGGACCATGGCGGGCATCTGCCAGGCGGGCGACGTCCTCGGCCTGATCGACGGCGACGTGGCCGTCATCGGATCCGACCTCGCCGGCACGGCCGCCACCGTCCTCGACCGCATGCTCGCCGCAGGCGGCGAACTCGTCACCCTGATCCCCGGCACCGGCGCCGACCCCGGACTCGTCCCCCGCCTGGAGTCCCACATCCGCGCCGCCCACCTCGCCGTCGACACGGTCAGCTATCCCGGCGGCCCGCAGTCCGTCCCGCTCCTGATCGGCGTCGAGTAG